One Eurosta solidaginis isolate ZX-2024a chromosome 5, ASM4086904v1, whole genome shotgun sequence DNA segment encodes these proteins:
- the LOC137252670 gene encoding uncharacterized protein isoform X1 — MAAVERRYGSEHRKQIFQIELQNRYQKANETLQEFASDVERLAHLANADAPVEYTERVKIQSFINGIRDVETKRATYANPKLTFAETVSHALIQETASLLCKPVFKARRVEVERPEWVETILEALKGSQQKNAGVIKCFKCGNPGHIARHCDLGPNSSNNVGGHKRKAGRDEQERVRGRELNPAVECPVISVSQIGRKSSSLTVRGNVDGKERVLTVDTGASHSLIRSDLVYRRVKSLPGARLRTVTGEYNQVQGEVVCEVLIGKVMVLHKFVVAEIVDEVILGMDFLVDHDVRIDMRRKIMRYKNQDIPLNFSLGKGFSSNRVLVEKTRQRPRKSKAKVDRSNGPNKSKSKVPARETLALTKPKRRRKTKQRISEKECEGSFKPERTTLVKCGNDTDYGKQIRPAQALRSGSLTKQQSVKERPRVMSSKMKHWHDKNSNSEGFLAGDLVLLNNPHRRKGVPAKFRCSWEGPYKVVKKISDTIYRIQTTGKPRIRRVVHLEMLVAFRLGDLSDRDDQI; from the coding sequence atggctgctgtagaacgacgttatggaagcgagcatagaaaacagatattccaaattgagttgcaaaaccgctaccaaaaagcaaatgagacattgcaggagtttgcttcagatgttgaaaggttggctcatctcgcaaatgcggacgcacccgtggaatacaccgagagggtaaaaatccagagttttataaatggcatacgagatgtggaaacgaagcgggctacatatgcgaatcccaaactaacatttgctgaaacggtatcgcatgctctgatacaggaaacagcgtcgcttctgtgtaagccagttttcaaagcacgccgtgtggaagtagaaaggccagagtgggtagaaacaattttggaagcactgaagggatctcaacagaagaatgccggagttattaaatgtttcaagtgcggcaacccaggtcacattgcacgtcattgcgatcttggtcctaatagttccaacaatgtgggtggccataaacgcaaagctggaagagatgagcaagagcgagtaagaggtagagagctaaatccagctgttgaatgtcctgtgatatctgtgtcgcaaatcggaaggaaatcaagcagtcttaccgtcagagggaatgtggatggtaaagagcgtgtactgactgtagatacgggggcatctcattccttgattcgatctgatttggtctacaggagagtaaagtcattacctggagcaaggttgcgtacggtaacaggcgaatataatcaagtccaaggcgaagtggtatgtgaggtattaattggaaaagtcatggttctacacaaattcgttgtggcggagatcgttgatgaagtcatattgggaatggacttcttggttgaccatgacgtcaggatcgatatgcggaggaaaattatgcgatataagaaccaggacataccacttaactttagtttgggaaaagggttcagcagtaatcgggtactggtggaaaagactcgacaaagaccacgaaagtcaaaggcaaaggtagatagatcgaatgggccaaataaatcaaaatcaaaagtacctgcgagagaaacactggcattgacaaaacctaaaagacgcaggaaaacgaagcaacgaatttccgagaaagaatgcgagggtagtttcaagccggagcgcactactcttgtgaaatgtgggaacgataccgattatggaaagcaaatccgtccagcgcaagctctacgaagtggttcattgaccaaacaacagagtgtgaaggaacggcccagggtaatgagtagtaagatgaaacactggcatgacaagaactctaattcggaaggtttcttggcgggagatttggtactgttaaacaaccctcaccggcggaaaggtgttccagccaaatttcggtgcagttgggaaggcccgtacaaagttgtgaagaagatcagtgataccatctaccgcatacaaaccactgggaaaccacggattagaagagtggtacatttggagatgctagtggcgtttagattgggagatttgtctgatcgggacgatcagatttag
- the LOC137252670 gene encoding tropomyosin-1-like isoform X2, protein MAKFGELKIQQLKKELENRGLNTTGNKIELQARLREAMEAEGIDVEEYVFHLDGEETTKIEEENETSQTVTSTDLNMILAAISAQTSTVASMSSQLASQLEAQEARITEMSAQMEAQETRISEISSQMSSQLESQENRITAKIEAQEARISEMSAQISAQISSQISAQLEEQEGRISSKLEAQDTKILQFEEKIEAEVDALRGRIEQLQLNRPAVLTSNPKVKTPSFDGLFLSRSSSFSLRRPQQ, encoded by the coding sequence atggcaaagttcggtgaattgaagatccagcaactgaaaaaggagttggagaaccgtggattaaatacaaccggcaataagatcgaacttcaagcacggctacgagaggcaatggaagcagaaggaattgatgtggaggagtatgtctttcatcttgatggcgaggagacaacaaaaattgaagaggaaaacgaaacatcgcagacagttacgagcacagacttgaacatgatattggctgcaatatctgcacaaacatcgacagtagcatcaatgtcgtcgcaattggcatcccaactggaagcgcaagaggcacgtataacagaaatgtcagcccagatggaagcacaagaaacgcgtatatccgaaatatcgtcgcaaatgtcatctcagctggaatcgcaggagaaccgtataacagcgaagattgaagcacaagaggcacggatatccgaaatgtcggctcaaatttcagcacagatatcatcgcaaatctctgctcaactggaagagcaagaaggacgtatttcctcgaagttggaggcgcaagatacaaaaattttacagtttgaagaaaaaatcgaggccgaggtagatgctttgagaggacgtatcgagcagttgcaactaaatcgcccagcagttttaacgagtaatccaaaggtaaagacaccatcttttgacggtctgttcctttccaggtcttcaagcttcagtttgagaagaccgcagcagtga
- the LOC137252672 gene encoding calcium-binding protein P-like isoform X2: MPQQSGYPPQPGPPGCPPQPQQPGYPLQQPSEPGGYMGQMMPPIQLGQAPMPSQPPMPGQPPIPARPGYNQPPAPGTGIYQQAQQDDQAQRRIHPDQMPNPKSVIIENQCWWCFYY, encoded by the exons atgccacaacagtcgggctatccaccacaacctggtccacctggttgccctccacaacctcaacagccaggctatcctctacaacaaccaagtgaaccaggtggttacatgggtcaaatgatgccaccaataCAACttggacaggcgccaatgcccagtcagccacccatgccgggtcaacccccaatacccgcacgtcctggttataat caaccacctgcacctggtactggtatatatcaacaggcACAACAggatgatcaagcccaacgccgtatacatcccgatcagatgccaaatccaaaaagcgttatcattgaaaatcagtgctggtggtgcttttattactaa
- the LOC137252672 gene encoding calcium-binding protein P-like isoform X1, whose protein sequence is MKAISGVQTKSHFLCNTTTAATTTYLPMPQQSGYPPQPGPPGCPPQPQQPGYPLQQPSEPGGYMGQMMPPIQLGQAPMPSQPPMPGQPPIPARPGYNQPPAPGTGIYQQAQQDDQAQRRIHPDQMPNPKSVIIENQCWWCFYY, encoded by the exons ATGAAAGCTATTTCCGGAGTTCAAACAAAAAGCCATTTTTTATGCAATACCacgacagcagcaacaacaacctatctgccaatgccacaacagtcgggctatccaccacaacctggtccacctggttgccctccacaacctcaacagccaggctatcctctacaacaaccaagtgaaccaggtggttacatgggtcaaatgatgccaccaataCAACttggacaggcgccaatgcccagtcagccacccatgccgggtcaacccccaatacccgcacgtcctggttataat caaccacctgcacctggtactggtatatatcaacaggcACAACAggatgatcaagcccaacgccgtatacatcccgatcagatgccaaatccaaaaagcgttatcattgaaaatcagtgctggtggtgcttttattactaa